In a genomic window of bacterium:
- a CDS encoding chemotaxis protein CheD, translated as MYTEQTETFVLLPGMIRAGRGEGLVRTVLGSCVSVCLWDPAIGAGGMNHYLLPLWNGEGLPSPRYGNVAIPRLIERVLELGCRRDRLVAKVFGGGAVLDISVGLFPVGERNASLALEQLGAERIPVVARDVGGEWTRTIVFNHGTGVVRLRRLGPPAK; from the coding sequence ATCCGCGCCGGCCGCGGCGAGGGGCTGGTGCGGACGGTGCTGGGCTCATGCGTGTCGGTCTGCCTCTGGGACCCGGCGATCGGGGCCGGCGGGATGAACCACTATCTGCTGCCGCTCTGGAACGGCGAGGGACTGCCCTCGCCGCGGTACGGCAACGTCGCCATCCCCCGGCTCATCGAGCGCGTGCTCGAGCTGGGCTGCCGCCGTGACCGGCTCGTCGCGAAGGTCTTCGGCGGCGGCGCCGTCCTGGACATCTCGGTCGGCCTCTTCCCCGTGGGCGAGCGCAACGCGTCGCTCGCCCTCGAGCAGCTCGGCGCGGAGCGGATACCCGTCGTGGCCCGGGACGTCGGCGGGGAGTGGACGCGGACGATCGTCTTCAATCACGGCACCGGCGTGGTGCGCCTGCGGCGGCTCGGCCCCCCGGCGAAGTGA
- the trpS gene encoding tryptophan--tRNA ligase, with amino-acid sequence MRERVLSGMRPSGKLHLGHLHGALANWRELQERYDCFYFVADWHALTSEYANPTAIRENGRQMVLDWLAAGIDPAKAVLFVQSQVVEHAELHLLLSMITPLSWLERCPTYKEQLEQVKDKDLQTYGFLGYPVLQTADITMYLANWVPVGVDQLPHLELAREIVRRFHFLYGEGVLVEPQPKLTEFPKIPGTDGRKMSKSYGNSIFLSDTAEETAKKILPMVTDPARVRRSDPGDPEKCPAFTLHRVATPEAERERLAAGCRGAGIGCIDCKKVLIEHLNASLAPLRRRRAELAADPELVGRILAEGTDRARAEAARTMAAVRRAVSL; translated from the coding sequence ATGCGCGAGCGGGTCTTGAGCGGGATGCGGCCCTCCGGGAAGCTCCACCTCGGGCACCTGCACGGGGCGCTCGCCAACTGGCGCGAGCTGCAGGAGCGCTACGACTGCTTCTACTTCGTGGCCGACTGGCACGCCCTGACCTCCGAGTACGCCAACCCGACGGCCATCCGCGAGAACGGCCGGCAGATGGTCCTCGACTGGCTGGCGGCGGGCATCGACCCGGCGAAGGCCGTCCTCTTCGTGCAGTCCCAGGTGGTCGAGCACGCGGAGCTGCACCTGCTGCTGTCGATGATCACGCCGCTCTCGTGGCTCGAGCGCTGCCCGACCTACAAGGAGCAGCTCGAGCAGGTCAAGGACAAGGACCTGCAGACCTACGGCTTCCTCGGCTACCCGGTGCTGCAGACGGCCGACATCACGATGTACCTCGCCAACTGGGTGCCGGTGGGCGTCGACCAGCTGCCGCACCTGGAGCTGGCGCGCGAGATCGTGCGGCGCTTCCACTTCCTCTACGGCGAGGGCGTGCTCGTGGAGCCCCAGCCGAAGCTCACCGAGTTCCCGAAGATCCCCGGCACCGACGGGCGCAAGATGAGCAAGAGCTACGGCAACTCCATCTTCCTCTCCGACACCGCGGAGGAGACCGCGAAGAAGATCCTGCCGATGGTGACCGACCCGGCGCGGGTGCGGCGCAGCGACCCGGGGGACCCGGAGAAGTGCCCGGCCTTCACCCTGCACCGCGTCGCCACGCCGGAGGCCGAGCGCGAGCGGCTCGCCGCGGGCTGCCGGGGTGCCGGCATCGGCTGCATCGACTGCAAGAAGGTGCTCATCGAGCACCTCAACGCGTCGCTCGCGCCGCTGCGCCGCCGGCGCGCGGAGCTGGCCGCCGACCCGGAGCTCGTCGGGCGGATCCTCGCGGAGGGGACCGACCGCGCCCGCGCCGAGGCGGCGCGCACGATGGCCGCGGTGCGCCGGGCCGTCAGCCTCTAG